Proteins encoded within one genomic window of bacterium HR11:
- the korB_2 gene encoding 2-oxoglutarate oxidoreductase subunit KorB, whose translation MAFKVAEYKTDVHIDWCPGCGDFGITSALQQALAELEIEPHNVALFSGIGCSGKFPHYVNAYGIHTLHGRPLPFAIGCKLANPHLTVIAISGDGDGLGIGVGHFVNAGRRNVDITYIVANNGVYGLTKGQASPTLRLGLKTKSLPKPNINEGINPLLLAFASGYTFIARTYSYDVRHQVETFKQGILHRGLAYIDVLQGCPTYNDLWTKDWYMGRDHIDPETGKPQPRLYRLEDTDYDPVIPPEGLSKEEYEARVARFVQKALEWGDRIPIGVFWKDESVSTYEDRIRATAPTYLDLPPALRPICDEDGRPLTDIRKFLDELRVTG comes from the coding sequence ATGGCATTTAAGGTCGCTGAATACAAGACCGACGTACACATCGACTGGTGCCCCGGTTGCGGGGACTTCGGGATCACGTCGGCCCTCCAGCAGGCCCTGGCCGAGCTGGAGATCGAGCCTCATAACGTGGCCCTCTTTTCAGGGATCGGCTGTTCGGGGAAGTTCCCCCATTACGTGAACGCATACGGGATTCACACACTCCACGGCCGGCCCCTGCCCTTCGCCATCGGCTGTAAGCTGGCGAATCCCCATCTGACGGTCATCGCCATCAGCGGGGACGGGGACGGCCTCGGCATCGGCGTCGGCCATTTCGTCAACGCCGGCCGTCGGAACGTGGACATCACATACATCGTCGCCAACAACGGCGTCTACGGCCTGACGAAGGGCCAGGCGTCGCCGACCCTCCGACTGGGCCTCAAGACGAAGTCCCTCCCCAAGCCCAACATCAACGAGGGCATCAACCCCCTGCTTCTGGCCTTTGCCAGCGGATACACGTTCATCGCCCGGACTTACAGCTACGACGTCCGCCATCAGGTCGAGACCTTCAAGCAGGGCATCCTCCACCGGGGCCTGGCCTACATCGACGTCCTCCAGGGGTGCCCCACGTACAACGACCTGTGGACGAAGGACTGGTACATGGGCCGGGACCACATCGACCCCGAGACGGGCAAGCCCCAGCCCCGGCTGTACCGCCTGGAGGACACGGACTACGACCCCGTGATTCCCCCCGAGGGGCTCTCGAAAGAAGAGTATGAAGCCCGCGTCGCCCGGTTCGTCCAGAAGGCCCTCGAGTGGGGCGACCGCATCCCCATCGGCGTGTTCTGGAAGGACGAGTCGGTCTCGACCTACGAGGACCGGATCCGGGCGACGGCCCCGACGTACCTGGACCTACCCCCGGCCCTGCGGCCCATCTGCGACGAGGACGGCCGGCCCCTGACGGACATCCGCAAGTTCCTCGACGAACTCCGCGTCACGGGCTGA
- the epmA gene encoding Elongation factor P--(R)-beta-lysine ligase encodes MVSLRSARARSMGPAARIRWGRLVRAECLAPGRWTWTLQTGDQTFTWEVAEEDLAGQTWHLGDWWLVALEPLPGVPVAERLTPTQTWSSDHAWAQASAWAAGAHRWTVLRQIRQFFYDRDYTEVDTPLLVASPGMEPYLDPFETEFVQGARRVRAYLPYSPEYGMKKLLTLGFSRIFQIAHAFRNGELSRWHEPEFLLLEWYRALADYRDIMTEVEALLVYLTRHQACRLPWRDGVLDLTPPWPRAPFAEVIRQFTGIDIRAYPGDVESLRRAVEASGLGPMPAGLDWNNAVLWLFITYVEPHLGRDRPVFVIDYPASMAALARVREADGVAERFELYVGGLELANGFTELTDPDEQARRFEQEREERIRRGVPPVAVDEAFLEALRLGMPPAGGVALGVDRLVALLMNAPDVAATLPFPFARRLALEDS; translated from the coding sequence ATGGTCTCGCTCCGGTCGGCACGTGCACGGTCGATGGGCCCGGCGGCCCGCATTCGCTGGGGCCGCCTCGTCCGGGCCGAATGCCTCGCCCCCGGTCGATGGACGTGGACTCTCCAGACCGGCGACCAGACCTTCACATGGGAAGTCGCCGAGGAAGACCTGGCCGGCCAGACTTGGCACTTGGGGGACTGGTGGCTTGTCGCCCTGGAACCCCTCCCGGGGGTCCCCGTCGCCGAACGCCTGACGCCGACTCAAACCTGGTCATCGGACCATGCCTGGGCACAAGCTTCGGCCTGGGCCGCCGGGGCCCATCGGTGGACCGTCCTTCGCCAGATCCGTCAGTTCTTCTACGACCGGGATTACACGGAGGTCGATACGCCCCTCCTGGTCGCCTCCCCCGGGATGGAGCCCTATCTGGACCCCTTCGAGACCGAATTCGTCCAGGGCGCCCGGCGCGTCCGAGCCTACCTGCCGTACTCGCCCGAGTACGGGATGAAGAAGCTCCTGACCCTGGGCTTCTCCCGCATCTTCCAGATTGCCCATGCCTTCCGCAACGGCGAGCTCAGCCGGTGGCACGAGCCGGAATTTCTCTTGCTGGAATGGTACCGGGCGCTGGCCGACTATCGGGACATCATGACCGAGGTCGAGGCCCTCCTGGTCTACTTGACTCGCCATCAGGCGTGCCGGCTCCCCTGGCGGGACGGTGTCCTGGACCTCACACCCCCGTGGCCCCGGGCGCCCTTCGCCGAAGTCATCCGGCAATTTACGGGGATTGACATTCGGGCCTATCCCGGCGACGTCGAGAGCCTCCGGCGGGCCGTCGAGGCGAGCGGACTCGGCCCCATGCCGGCGGGCCTCGACTGGAATAACGCCGTCCTGTGGCTCTTCATCACTTACGTCGAACCCCACCTGGGACGAGACAGGCCCGTCTTCGTCATCGACTACCCCGCCTCCATGGCCGCCCTGGCCCGCGTCCGAGAGGCCGACGGCGTGGCCGAACGGTTTGAGCTCTACGTCGGCGGTCTGGAACTGGCCAACGGTTTCACCGAGCTGACGGACCCCGACGAGCAGGCCCGCCGGTTCGAGCAGGAGCGAGAAGAGCGCATCCGCCGGGGCGTCCCCCCCGTGGCGGTCGACGAGGCTTTCCTGGAGGCCCTCCGGTTGGGGATGCCCCCGGCCGGCGGCGTGGCCCTCGGCGTGGACCGCCTGGTCGCCCTCCTCATGAACGCCCCCGACGTCGCCGCTACCCTCCCCTTCCCCTTTGCCCGCCGCCTGGCCCTGGAAGATAGTTAA
- the hspR gene encoding Putative heat shock protein HspR, whose product MKTRRAANERKKFYSIGVVAKMYNIHPQTLRLYEREGLLRPSRTAKNTRLYSEEDLKRLETILNLTREMGVNLAGVEIIMNLLDKIEEMKVQINQLLRYLQEELSQEIQDFDARMRTALVRAPRMSMIPLDDWVRTEGEAEPSQSS is encoded by the coding sequence ATGAAGACGCGTCGGGCGGCCAACGAACGGAAGAAGTTTTACTCGATCGGCGTCGTCGCCAAGATGTACAATATCCACCCCCAGACGCTCCGCCTCTACGAGCGAGAGGGCCTGCTTCGCCCGTCCCGGACGGCCAAGAACACCCGTCTTTACTCGGAAGAGGACCTCAAGCGGCTGGAGACGATCCTCAACCTGACCCGGGAGATGGGCGTGAACCTGGCCGGCGTCGAGATCATCATGAACCTATTAGACAAGATCGAGGAGATGAAGGTCCAGATCAACCAACTCCTGCGATACCTCCAGGAAGAACTGAGTCAGGAGATCCAGGACTTCGACGCCCGGATGCGGACGGCCCTCGTGCGGGCACCCCGGATGTCGATGATCCCCCTGGACGATTGGGTCCGAACGGAAGGCGAGGCCGAACCGTCTCAATCTTCATGA
- the dnaJ_3 gene encoding Chaperone protein DnaJ, with protein MAWSGGPRDDYYQILGVSRDASLEEIKKAYRKLARKYHPDLNPGDKQAEEMFKKIQEAYRVLSDPKLREQYDRYGTVFEGGAPGPGGPPPEDFRVFVEDFDFGSFGADTFRDVFSDFFDFIRGRRRQAGRGTARPRRGEDITVSVTIGFLDAVRGREIEVEVTRRVACSACYGTGHGAGRSQACPTCQGAGYVTRASGYMRFAVTCPVCRGTGGVAGPPCSVCRGQRWTTRTERVRVRIPAGVENGARLRVAGYGHDGEGGGPPGDLYLVVQVQPHPVFRREGHDIYVTVPITVPEAVLGARIEVPTVDGVVTMRVPPGTQSGQVFRIPGKGVPIPGDGRGDQYVEVRVVVPEVQDERSRQLFRELEHLYREDPRKELLRTVS; from the coding sequence ATGGCGTGGTCGGGCGGTCCGCGGGACGATTACTACCAGATCCTGGGCGTATCGCGGGACGCCTCCTTGGAGGAGATCAAGAAGGCTTACCGGAAGCTGGCCCGCAAGTATCATCCGGACTTGAATCCCGGCGACAAGCAGGCCGAGGAGATGTTCAAGAAGATCCAGGAGGCGTACCGGGTCCTCAGCGACCCCAAGCTCCGGGAGCAGTACGACCGCTACGGGACGGTCTTCGAGGGCGGCGCTCCGGGTCCGGGTGGTCCCCCGCCGGAGGACTTCCGGGTCTTCGTCGAGGACTTCGACTTCGGAAGCTTCGGGGCCGACACCTTCCGGGACGTCTTCAGCGACTTCTTCGACTTCATCCGGGGCCGTCGCCGTCAGGCCGGCCGGGGCACCGCTCGACCCCGCCGGGGCGAGGACATCACGGTCTCGGTCACCATCGGCTTCCTGGACGCCGTTCGGGGGCGGGAGATCGAGGTCGAGGTCACCCGACGGGTGGCCTGCAGTGCCTGCTATGGGACCGGCCATGGGGCCGGCCGTTCGCAGGCGTGCCCGACGTGTCAGGGGGCCGGTTACGTGACCCGGGCGTCCGGGTACATGCGGTTTGCCGTGACGTGTCCGGTGTGCCGGGGCACGGGGGGCGTAGCGGGCCCGCCTTGTAGCGTCTGTCGCGGCCAGCGGTGGACGACGCGCACGGAACGGGTCCGGGTCCGCATCCCGGCCGGCGTCGAAAACGGCGCTCGCTTGCGGGTGGCCGGCTACGGTCACGACGGTGAGGGGGGCGGCCCGCCGGGCGACCTTTACCTGGTCGTGCAGGTCCAGCCCCATCCCGTGTTCCGCCGGGAGGGCCACGATATCTACGTGACGGTCCCCATCACGGTCCCGGAGGCCGTCCTGGGCGCCCGGATCGAGGTCCCGACGGTCGACGGCGTCGTGACGATGCGGGTCCCGCCGGGCACGCAATCGGGTCAGGTCTTCCGCATCCCCGGCAAAGGCGTCCCCATCCCGGGGGACGGTCGGGGCGACCAGTACGTGGAAGTCCGGGTCGTCGTCCCGGAGGTCCAGGACGAGCGGTCCCGCCAGCTATTCCGGGAGCTTGAACACCTTTACCGGGAGGACCCCCGGAAGGAGCTCTTGAGGACGGTGTCATGA
- the sigA gene encoding RNA polymerase sigma factor SigA: MTRKRVPSSVVAEVPLPKEKEEERLSVKEREQAKVYPPRVTNRTLRLYLKDVARIPQVTPEEEKELARRIQQGDEEALRRLVEANLRFVIKIAKKYRGYGVPFVDLINEGNLGLIEAARRFDPDRNVKFTSYAVWWIRQAILQALSALGHPLRLPPKVANMVYRVGQTIQRQAGELRRRPTIREIAEELHVSERNLENILELAAPGISLSQPVDQEGDIVVGETISDESVHLEEQAFSKIVQELLEEAMQELDPKERKILELRFGLKGNRTHTLKEIGKIVGLSRERVRQIEMKAIEKLRQHQKIKSILSNLN, from the coding sequence TTGACCCGTAAGCGTGTACCGTCCAGCGTCGTGGCGGAGGTTCCGCTCCCGAAAGAAAAGGAAGAGGAGCGCCTGTCCGTCAAGGAACGGGAACAGGCCAAGGTCTATCCCCCGCGGGTCACCAACCGGACCCTTCGACTCTACCTGAAGGACGTCGCCCGCATCCCCCAGGTGACCCCCGAGGAGGAGAAGGAACTGGCCCGCCGTATCCAGCAGGGCGACGAAGAGGCCCTGCGGCGGCTCGTCGAGGCCAACCTGCGGTTCGTCATCAAGATCGCCAAGAAATACCGAGGCTACGGCGTCCCCTTCGTCGACCTCATCAACGAGGGCAACCTGGGTCTCATCGAAGCGGCCCGCCGGTTCGACCCCGACCGGAATGTGAAGTTCACGTCCTATGCCGTGTGGTGGATTCGCCAGGCCATCCTCCAGGCCCTGTCGGCCCTGGGCCACCCCCTCCGCCTGCCGCCCAAGGTCGCCAACATGGTCTACCGGGTCGGCCAGACGATCCAGCGGCAGGCCGGGGAACTCCGACGACGGCCGACGATCCGGGAGATCGCCGAGGAACTTCACGTCTCCGAGCGGAACCTGGAGAACATCCTGGAGCTGGCGGCGCCGGGGATTTCCCTGAGCCAGCCCGTCGATCAGGAGGGCGACATCGTCGTCGGGGAAACGATTAGCGACGAGTCCGTCCACCTGGAGGAACAGGCCTTCTCCAAGATCGTCCAGGAGCTCCTGGAAGAGGCCATGCAGGAGCTCGACCCCAAGGAACGTAAGATCCTGGAACTCCGGTTCGGCCTGAAGGGCAACCGGACCCACACGCTTAAGGAGATCGGCAAGATCGTCGGCCTCTCCCGGGAGCGGGTCCGCCAGATCGAGATGAAGGCCATCGAGAAGCTCCGTCAGCATCAGAAGATCAAGTCCATCCTCTCGAACCTGAATTGA